One region of Neisseria mucosa genomic DNA includes:
- the ptsN gene encoding PTS IIA-like nitrogen-regulatory protein PtsN, with the protein MSLIGEILPLSHIVLDLEVGSKKRLFEEAGLLLEHEAELPHGDVFDCLFAREKLGSTGLGQGVAIPHGRHACVKKATGAFIRTKEPVAFDAPDGKPVSLIFTLLVPENATGEHLEVLSKLAGRFSQKAVREALMSATSAEEVRKLLAEE; encoded by the coding sequence ATGAGCCTTATCGGCGAAATTTTGCCTTTGTCCCATATCGTTTTAGACTTGGAAGTCGGCAGCAAAAAACGCTTGTTTGAAGAAGCGGGCCTGCTGCTTGAACATGAAGCAGAATTACCTCACGGCGATGTCTTCGACTGCCTGTTTGCCCGCGAAAAGCTGGGTTCGACCGGCCTGGGGCAGGGCGTCGCTATCCCGCACGGCCGTCATGCCTGCGTGAAAAAAGCCACCGGCGCGTTTATCCGCACGAAAGAACCGGTCGCTTTCGATGCGCCCGACGGCAAACCCGTATCCCTGATTTTCACGTTGTTGGTGCCGGAAAATGCGACCGGCGAGCATTTGGAAGTCTTGTCCAAACTGGCGGGCAGGTTCTCGCAAAAAGCCGTCCGTGAAGCCTTGATGTCCGCAACCTCTGCCGAGGAGGTGCGCAAACTTCTGGCAGAAGAGTAA
- a CDS encoding 4-hydroxybenzoate octaprenyltransferase, whose protein sequence is MKIRRFLLHFLNRHAVARILVYGKLMRIDKPIGTLLLLWPTYWALWVASEGIPEADIFWAFTAGTFFMRSAGCVINDFADRDFDGSVERTKNRPFARGLVSKTEAILLTVILCLLAALCMTPLNLLTWVMSVPALFLAMTYPFTKRFFPLPQFYLGLAFSFGIPMAFAAVRSGVPSTAWLMFTANALWTLAYDTIYAMSDKEDDLKIGIKTSAITFGDHDISASMLCHFWFTALMAVLGVKIGATWPYWIMLPAVVWLQIGQYHAIKTRDRQTCFKVFLDNNYIGLLWFLGLAGHYLWALAATRL, encoded by the coding sequence ATGAAGATAAGACGTTTTCTCCTACATTTTCTCAACCGTCACGCCGTTGCCCGCATTTTGGTATACGGCAAGCTGATGCGCATCGACAAGCCTATCGGCACGTTGTTGCTGCTTTGGCCGACCTATTGGGCGTTATGGGTTGCTTCGGAAGGGATTCCTGAAGCGGATATTTTTTGGGCGTTTACCGCCGGTACGTTCTTTATGCGCAGCGCAGGCTGCGTGATCAACGACTTTGCCGACCGCGATTTTGACGGTTCGGTCGAGCGCACGAAAAACCGCCCCTTTGCCCGCGGGCTGGTTTCTAAAACCGAAGCGATTTTGCTGACGGTCATCCTCTGCCTGCTTGCCGCCCTCTGCATGACGCCGCTGAACCTGTTGACTTGGGTGATGAGCGTTCCCGCGCTGTTTTTGGCGATGACTTACCCCTTTACCAAACGGTTTTTCCCGCTGCCGCAGTTTTATTTGGGGCTGGCGTTTTCTTTCGGGATTCCGATGGCGTTTGCTGCCGTCCGCAGTGGCGTACCTTCTACGGCGTGGCTGATGTTTACCGCCAATGCTTTGTGGACGCTTGCCTACGACACGATTTATGCGATGTCGGACAAGGAAGACGATTTGAAAATCGGGATTAAAACTTCGGCCATCACGTTCGGCGATCACGATATTTCCGCTTCTATGCTCTGCCATTTTTGGTTTACCGCGCTGATGGCGGTGTTGGGCGTGAAAATCGGCGCGACATGGCCGTACTGGATCATGCTGCCTGCGGTGGTGTGGCTGCAAATCGGTCAATACCATGCCATTAAAACGCGTGACCGCCAAACTTGTTTTAAAGTGTTTTTGGATAACAACTATATCGGTCTGCTGTGGTTTTTGGGTCTGGCGGGGCATTATTTGTGGGCTTTGGCTGCCACGCGGTTGTAA
- a CDS encoding rRNA pseudouridine synthase, with amino-acid sequence MDNTSEETMRLSKRMAQLGLCSRREADSYIEQGWVKVNGQTAVLGQKVTERDRIDLNRQAHERQAERVTILLNKPVGYVSAQAEKGYKSAAELITADNRWEGDDSRIPFSEKHKFGLAPAGRLDIDSVGLLVLTQDGRIAKQLIGENSGSEKEYLVRVRGKLDEKGLALLNHGLSLDGEKLRPAKVEWQNEDQLRFVLKQGKKRQIRRMCELVGLRVVGLKRIRMGKVKLGKLPPGKWRYLRADESF; translated from the coding sequence ATGGACAATACATCCGAAGAAACCATGCGTCTTTCCAAGCGTATGGCGCAATTAGGCTTATGCTCGCGCCGCGAGGCAGACAGCTACATCGAGCAAGGCTGGGTCAAGGTCAACGGGCAAACCGCCGTACTCGGTCAGAAAGTAACCGAACGCGACCGCATCGACCTCAACCGGCAGGCGCATGAAAGACAGGCAGAGCGCGTTACCATCCTGCTCAACAAGCCCGTCGGCTACGTCAGCGCGCAGGCGGAAAAAGGCTACAAATCCGCTGCCGAGCTGATTACTGCGGACAACCGTTGGGAAGGCGACGACAGCCGCATTCCGTTCAGCGAAAAACACAAATTCGGCTTGGCGCCCGCCGGCAGGCTGGACATCGATTCCGTCGGGTTGCTGGTGTTGACGCAGGACGGCCGCATCGCCAAGCAGCTTATCGGCGAAAACAGCGGCAGCGAAAAAGAATATCTCGTGCGCGTGCGCGGCAAATTGGACGAAAAAGGACTTGCCTTGCTCAACCACGGATTGAGTTTGGACGGAGAGAAACTGCGTCCCGCCAAAGTAGAATGGCAAAACGAAGACCAGTTGCGTTTCGTGTTGAAACAAGGCAAAAAGCGGCAAATCCGCCGTATGTGCGAACTCGTCGGTTTGCGCGTCGTCGGGCTGAAGCGGATTCGGATGGGTAAAGTCAAACTGGGCAAACTGCCGCCCGGCAAATGGCGTTATCTGCGGGCGGATGAATCGTTTTAA
- the galU gene encoding UTP--glucose-1-phosphate uridylyltransferase — translation MRPIKKAVFPVAGMGTRFLPATKASPKEMLPIVDKPLIQYAVEEAVEAGCTEMVFITGRNKRSIEDHFDKAYELETELEMRQKDKLLEHVKDILPSNITCLYIRQAEALGLGHAVLCARAAVGDEPFAVILADDLIDAPKGALKQMVDIYNQSGNSVLGVETVDPSQTGSYGIVEVEKLNSFQRITNIVEKPKPEEAPSNLAVVGRYILTPRIFSLLENLPRGAGNEIQLTDGIARLLDHEFVLAHAFDGKRYDCGSKLGYLEATVAYGLKHPETGVQFRELLKQYS, via the coding sequence ATGAGACCGATTAAAAAAGCCGTTTTCCCCGTAGCCGGTATGGGTACGCGCTTTCTGCCTGCCACCAAAGCCAGTCCGAAAGAAATGCTGCCTATCGTCGATAAGCCGTTGATTCAATATGCGGTAGAAGAAGCAGTAGAAGCCGGTTGCACAGAAATGGTGTTCATTACAGGCCGCAACAAACGCAGTATCGAAGACCATTTCGACAAAGCCTACGAGCTGGAAACCGAGCTGGAAATGCGTCAAAAAGACAAGCTGCTGGAACACGTCAAAGACATCTTGCCTTCTAACATTACCTGCCTTTACATTCGTCAAGCCGAGGCTTTGGGTTTAGGACACGCCGTATTGTGTGCTCGTGCCGCAGTGGGCGACGAACCCTTTGCCGTTATTCTCGCCGACGACCTGATTGACGCGCCCAAAGGCGCGCTCAAGCAAATGGTCGATATCTACAATCAAAGCGGCAACAGCGTTTTGGGCGTGGAAACCGTTGATCCGTCACAAACCGGCTCTTACGGCATTGTAGAAGTGGAAAAATTAAACAGCTTTCAACGGATTACCAATATTGTAGAGAAACCGAAACCTGAAGAAGCACCGTCCAATCTTGCCGTTGTCGGCCGTTATATCCTGACTCCTCGCATTTTCAGCCTTCTGGAAAACCTGCCGCGCGGTGCAGGCAACGAAATCCAACTGACCGACGGCATTGCCCGCCTGTTGGATCACGAGTTCGTTCTCGCACATGCCTTCGACGGCAAACGCTACGACTGCGGCAGCAAACTGGGTTATCTCGAAGCTACCGTTGCCTACGGCTTGAAACATCCGGAAACCGGCGTGCAGTTCCGCGAACTCTTAAAACAATATTCTTAA
- a CDS encoding CoA pyrophosphatase produces MRQNDLVDFFGQAFRYASIAQEERNRFVRQEGKTAAVLLAVVRREGRWQIVLTRRADTLRHHTGQIAFAGGRSDEGDKDFIVTALRETEEETGIASHFWQVFPPLPPYYTPSGYEVHPVLALCPENPPTCVNSGEVAEIFYLPLDFALDMDNYSSRSFIYEGNMIATPVLPYLHYDIWGLTALILYGLAERYQYYCVDRKGIK; encoded by the coding sequence ATGAGGCAGAACGATCTTGTGGATTTTTTCGGGCAGGCATTTCGTTATGCCAGCATAGCGCAAGAGGAACGAAACCGTTTTGTCCGGCAGGAAGGTAAAACAGCCGCCGTTTTGCTGGCAGTCGTTCGGCGGGAAGGGCGGTGGCAAATTGTGCTGACGCGTCGCGCCGACACCCTGCGACACCATACCGGGCAGATTGCTTTTGCCGGTGGCAGGTCAGACGAAGGGGATAAAGACTTTATTGTGACGGCATTGCGTGAAACTGAAGAGGAGACGGGGATTGCATCGCATTTTTGGCAGGTTTTTCCACCGTTGCCGCCTTATTACACGCCGTCCGGTTATGAAGTGCATCCGGTTTTGGCACTCTGTCCGGAAAATCCGCCAACTTGCGTCAATAGTGGGGAAGTGGCTGAAATCTTTTACTTGCCATTGGATTTTGCATTAGATATGGACAACTATAGCAGCCGCAGCTTCATCTATGAAGGCAATATGATCGCTACGCCTGTTTTGCCGTATTTGCATTACGATATTTGGGGATTAACTGCACTGATATTGTATGGGTTGGCAGAACGTTACCAGTATTATTGTGTCGATCGGAAGGGTATAAAGTGA